One genomic window of Prochlorococcus marinus str. NATL2A includes the following:
- the rpsG gene encoding 30S ribosomal protein S7: protein MSRRNAAEKRPVLPDPQFNNRLASMMVHRLMKHGKKSTAQKILSDAFGLINERTGSDPIELFETAVKNVTPLVEVRARRVGGATYQVPMEVRQERGIAMALRWLVNFSRSRNGRSMAQKLAGELMDAANEAGNAVRKREETHKMAEANKAFAHYRY from the coding sequence ATGTCAAGAAGAAACGCAGCAGAAAAAAGACCTGTTCTCCCTGATCCCCAATTCAATAATCGCTTGGCAAGCATGATGGTCCATCGATTGATGAAACACGGTAAGAAATCCACAGCTCAAAAAATACTTTCTGATGCCTTTGGTTTGATCAACGAACGAACTGGTTCAGATCCGATTGAATTATTTGAAACAGCAGTGAAAAATGTCACACCTCTTGTTGAAGTGAGAGCGAGAAGAGTTGGTGGCGCTACATATCAGGTCCCAATGGAAGTTCGTCAAGAAAGAGGTATTGCAATGGCACTTAGATGGTTGGTAAATTTCTCAAGATCGAGAAATGGTAGAAGCATGGCTCAAAAACTTGCTGGAGAACTTATGGATGCAGCTAATGAGGCTGGAAATGCTGTGAGGAAGAGGGAAGAGACCCATAAGATGGCCGAAGCTAATAAGGCTTTCGCTCACTATCGTTATTGA
- the rpsL gene encoding 30S ribosomal protein S12: MPTIQQLIRTERKTLKTKTKSPALRGCPERRGVCTRVYTSTPKKPNSALRKVARVRLTSGFEVTAYIGGIGHNLQEHSVVLLRGGRVKDLPGVRYHIVRGSLDTAGVKDRRQSRSKYGAKSPKE, encoded by the coding sequence ATGCCAACCATTCAACAGTTGATAAGAACAGAGCGAAAGACTCTAAAAACAAAGACAAAGTCTCCTGCTTTGCGAGGTTGCCCTGAAAGGAGAGGAGTTTGTACAAGGGTTTACACCTCAACTCCAAAAAAACCTAACTCGGCTTTAAGAAAAGTAGCTCGTGTCAGATTAACTTCAGGCTTTGAAGTTACTGCATATATTGGTGGTATTGGTCACAACCTTCAAGAACACTCTGTAGTTTTGCTGAGAGGTGGAAGGGTTAAAGATCTTCCAGGAGTTAGATATCACATAGTCAGAGGATCTCTTGATACCGCTGGGGTTAAAGACCGTAGACAGTCAAGATCAAAATATGGAGCTAAATCCCCCAAAGAATAA